Proteins found in one Terriglobia bacterium genomic segment:
- a CDS encoding phosphatidylglycerol lysyltransferase domain-containing protein — translation MDAGFLGLRFVPVEMEHRPRLADLLARNAQPLSDYSFASLFVWAPVFRYLHVVVEPDTLLVGSDPGAGRPPSLLQPVGPFPVELQETLLSCAGELPEALRIEAVSAEFLERHAAFAAHFDVVANRDAANYVYAASDLAELRGRRYAGKRNLLAQASRLYAWSVERLGPEHVEECLVIGDDIARKRTAESAVTLAQETQALERALRHLGPLGLQGLLVRVEGEPSAFSIFDRLNPTTAVVFFERALRSRKGLYQVINRETARVIASQGFTLINREEDLGDPGLRKGKLSYFPVRLEMKHTLTLRR, via the coding sequence ATGGACGCCGGCTTCCTGGGGCTTCGGTTCGTCCCCGTCGAGATGGAGCACCGCCCGCGCCTCGCGGATCTCTTGGCGCGAAACGCTCAGCCGCTCTCCGACTACAGCTTCGCTTCGCTCTTCGTTTGGGCGCCCGTCTTCCGGTACCTCCACGTCGTCGTCGAGCCGGACACGCTCCTCGTGGGCTCCGACCCCGGGGCCGGACGTCCCCCGAGCCTCCTGCAGCCCGTCGGCCCGTTCCCCGTGGAACTCCAGGAGACGCTCCTCTCGTGCGCCGGCGAGCTTCCCGAAGCGCTGCGAATCGAAGCGGTGAGCGCGGAGTTCCTGGAACGGCACGCTGCGTTCGCCGCGCACTTCGACGTCGTCGCGAATCGGGACGCGGCGAACTACGTCTACGCCGCCTCCGACCTCGCCGAGCTCCGCGGCCGCCGTTACGCCGGGAAGCGCAACCTGCTCGCCCAGGCCTCGAGGCTCTACGCCTGGTCCGTCGAGCGTCTCGGTCCGGAGCACGTCGAGGAATGCCTGGTGATCGGCGACGACATCGCGCGCAAGCGCACCGCCGAATCCGCGGTGACGCTGGCTCAGGAGACGCAGGCCCTCGAGCGTGCCCTCCGCCATCTCGGACCGCTGGGGCTCCAGGGCCTTCTCGTACGCGTCGAGGGGGAACCCTCGGCGTTCTCGATCTTCGACCGCCTCAACCCGACGACGGCCGTCGTTTTCTTCGAGCGAGCGCTCAGGAGCCGGAAGGGCCTCTACCAGGTGATCAACCGGGAGACCGCCCGGGTGATCGCGAGCCAGGGGTTCACCTTGATCAACCGCGAGGAGGATCTCGGCGACCCGGGGCTGCGCAAGGGGAAGCTCTCCTACTTCCCGGTGCGGCTGGAGATGAAGCACACGCTCACGCTCCGACGCTGA
- a CDS encoding GNAT family N-acetyltransferase codes for MSDIVYEIVASAPTEALVELYRAGGWWHEDPASRAVIPRMVSGSFRFLVAREPGGRIVGMGRVISDGASDAYLQDVVVLEAYRARGIGLEIVRRLTDRCVEAGIGWIGLVAEPGTRAFYEPLGYRVRAGHELMLYEKRG; via the coding sequence ATGTCGGATATCGTCTACGAGATCGTCGCGAGCGCCCCGACGGAGGCCCTCGTCGAGCTCTACCGGGCCGGCGGCTGGTGGCACGAGGACCCGGCAAGTCGCGCGGTCATCCCCCGGATGGTGAGCGGAAGCTTCCGATTCCTGGTGGCGCGCGAGCCCGGGGGGCGCATCGTCGGGATGGGCCGCGTGATCTCGGACGGGGCGAGCGACGCGTACCTCCAGGACGTGGTCGTGCTCGAGGCCTACCGCGCCCGCGGCATCGGCCTCGAAATCGTCCGCCGCTTGACCGACCGGTGCGTCGAGGCCGGGATCGGCTGGATCGGCCTGGTCGCCGAGCCCGGGACGAGGGCGTTCTACGAGCCGCTGGGATACCGCGTGCGCGCCGGCCACGAGCTGATGCTCTACGAGAAGCGAGGCTGA
- a CDS encoding zinc ribbon domain-containing protein: MYCPKCGFEQPEGGAECPRCGIVFARFEGAGPGPRAPGPAAAGSDVRPIDGDGWRALGIGAGAAIVVFLVPFTSFVFSYFLVLLHELGHAAAGWIFGYPSVPAFDFSYGGGVTMHQDRQAALVVLVYAAIALGGWLLRGRRVALAVLAAATALYSLLAWTRGHEAVVLFMGHGSELVFAGIFLHRALSGEGLVARAERPAYAFVAIFTLLFDVRFALRLLGSPLERAIYEEAKGGGHWMDFSRLADDYLHTSLGAVALLFLAACALPPLLAILAHRYRPRLEAVLARILEPSGAWTPSAN; encoded by the coding sequence TTGTACTGCCCCAAGTGCGGATTCGAGCAGCCCGAAGGCGGGGCCGAGTGCCCGCGCTGCGGGATCGTGTTCGCGAGGTTCGAGGGGGCGGGACCCGGTCCTCGGGCTCCCGGGCCGGCGGCGGCCGGGAGCGACGTCCGCCCCATCGACGGGGACGGGTGGAGGGCGCTGGGAATCGGCGCGGGCGCGGCGATCGTGGTGTTCCTCGTGCCGTTCACGAGCTTCGTGTTCTCGTACTTCCTCGTCTTGCTCCACGAGCTGGGGCACGCCGCCGCCGGCTGGATCTTCGGCTACCCCTCCGTCCCGGCTTTCGACTTCTCGTACGGCGGCGGGGTCACGATGCATCAGGACCGGCAGGCGGCGCTCGTGGTCCTGGTGTACGCCGCCATCGCGCTCGGCGGCTGGCTCCTCCGCGGCCGCCGCGTCGCCCTCGCGGTCCTTGCGGCCGCGACCGCGCTCTACTCGCTCCTGGCCTGGACGAGGGGGCACGAGGCGGTGGTCCTCTTCATGGGACACGGCAGCGAGCTGGTGTTCGCCGGGATCTTCCTGCACCGCGCACTGTCCGGCGAGGGCCTCGTGGCGCGCGCGGAGCGGCCGGCCTACGCGTTCGTCGCGATCTTCACGCTGCTGTTCGACGTGCGGTTCGCGCTGCGCCTTCTCGGGAGCCCGCTCGAGCGCGCGATCTACGAGGAGGCGAAGGGCGGCGGCCACTGGATGGACTTCAGCCGCCTCGCGGACGACTACCTCCACACCAGTCTTGGCGCCGTCGCGCTCCTGTTCCTCGCGGCGTGCGCGCTCCCGCCGCTCCTCGCGATCCTCGCGCATCGCTACCGCCCGAGGCTCGAGGCCGTCCTTGCGCGGATCCTCGAGCCGTCTGGAGCCTGGACACCCTCCGCGAATTGA
- a CDS encoding formamidopyrimidine-DNA glycosylase has product MPELPDIVVYVERLEARILGRVLERVRLKSPFLLRTVTPSVREAEGRTVVRLGRFGKRIAIGLEGDLHLVIHLMIAGRLRFRKAGAAVPGKLGLAALDFPTGTLLLTEAASKKRASLHLVQGQAALAALDAGGLEVLETDLAAFEGALARESHTLKRALTDPRLFSGIGNAYSDEILHRARLSPMKLSGSLDAEETERLWRSARETLLEWTDRLRLKAGDGFPEKVTAFHEEMAVHGRYGKPCPACGTRVQRIVYAENEANYCPTCQTGGRLLADRALSRLLRGDWPRTLEELEAGRAPTSSRPETS; this is encoded by the coding sequence ATGCCCGAGCTACCCGACATCGTCGTCTACGTCGAACGGCTCGAGGCCAGGATCCTCGGCCGTGTGCTCGAGCGGGTGCGCCTCAAGAGCCCGTTCCTGCTTCGCACGGTGACTCCTTCCGTCCGCGAGGCCGAGGGACGGACGGTCGTGCGCCTCGGACGGTTCGGGAAGAGGATCGCGATCGGGCTCGAGGGCGACCTCCACCTCGTGATCCACCTGATGATCGCGGGGCGGCTGCGCTTCCGCAAGGCGGGCGCGGCGGTTCCCGGGAAACTCGGCCTCGCGGCGCTCGATTTCCCGACCGGTACGCTCCTCCTCACCGAGGCGGCGAGCAAGAAACGGGCCTCGCTCCACCTGGTCCAGGGTCAGGCGGCGCTCGCGGCGCTCGACGCGGGAGGTCTCGAAGTTCTGGAGACCGACCTCGCGGCGTTCGAAGGCGCCCTCGCCCGCGAGAGCCACACGCTGAAGCGCGCGCTCACCGATCCTCGCCTCTTCAGCGGAATCGGGAACGCGTACTCCGACGAGATCCTCCACCGGGCGCGGCTGTCGCCGATGAAACTCAGCGGAAGCCTCGACGCCGAGGAGACCGAGCGGCTCTGGCGGTCCGCCCGGGAGACGCTCCTCGAGTGGACGGACCGCCTCCGCCTCAAGGCGGGCGACGGATTCCCCGAGAAGGTCACCGCGTTCCACGAGGAGATGGCGGTCCACGGCCGGTACGGGAAGCCGTGCCCCGCGTGCGGGACCCGAGTGCAGCGGATCGTCTACGCCGAGAACGAGGCGAACTATTGCCCCACCTGCCAGACCGGCGGACGGCTCCTCGCGGACCGCGCCCTCTCCCGTCTCCTGAGGGGGGACTGGCCTAGGACCCTGGAGGAGCTGGAGGCGGGGCGGGCGCCTACCAGCTCACGACCCGAGACGTCGTGA
- a CDS encoding gamma-glutamyl-gamma-aminobutyrate hydrolase family protein (Members of this family of hydrolases with an active site Cys residue belong to MEROPS family C26.) codes for MPRTPRLLIIDPSVAFPEDEGAAEAARGWPGEVRVLRPALRPGDGPRPGDGYEADGIVLLGSRASANDDLPWLRDLGAWLLPVLRGEMPLPLLGICFGHQLVGKLAGGTVGYLHEDRHAELGVRESILDGSRLLPDTLRMRVVASHGEEVKELPPGYRIVARRPPLVTDGLEHQRLPIFTVQFHPEARQRFLTRRGADPSGLDAVAIVDNDRLLDAFRRLALAPG; via the coding sequence ATGCCGCGTACGCCCCGCCTGCTGATCATCGATCCGTCGGTCGCGTTCCCCGAGGACGAGGGCGCGGCCGAGGCGGCGCGCGGCTGGCCGGGAGAGGTCCGCGTGCTCCGGCCGGCGCTCCGGCCGGGGGACGGCCCGCGGCCGGGGGACGGGTACGAGGCCGACGGGATCGTCCTCCTGGGCTCGCGCGCCTCGGCGAACGACGACCTCCCCTGGCTACGGGATCTCGGCGCCTGGCTCCTTCCGGTCCTTCGCGGCGAAATGCCGCTCCCCCTCCTCGGGATCTGCTTCGGGCACCAGCTCGTCGGGAAGCTCGCGGGAGGGACCGTGGGCTACCTGCACGAGGACCGGCACGCGGAGCTGGGCGTCCGCGAGTCGATTCTCGACGGCAGCCGCCTGCTCCCCGACACGCTCCGGATGCGGGTCGTCGCCTCCCACGGCGAAGAGGTCAAGGAGCTGCCGCCGGGGTACCGGATCGTCGCGCGCCGGCCTCCCCTGGTCACCGACGGGCTCGAACACCAGCGGCTTCCGATCTTCACCGTCCAGTTCCATCCCGAGGCGCGGCAGAGATTCCTGACCCGCCGGGGGGCCGACCCCTCGGGGCTCGACGCGGTAGCGATCGTGGACAACGATCGCCTGCTCGACGCGTTCCGGCGCCTCGCGCTCGCCCCGGGCTAG
- a CDS encoding phosphatase PAP2 family protein: protein MTAPRNAARAVRLAAMAVYLTASLSTALPACAATGEGPFLPYVRERGASKYLEWLVKDPLNLAARPAAWSAAEWGRAAAGSAVTVGLIPLDGRARDFVQDRRSRTVIDLVDPIRDRFIGSRLTLYGAGLFVAGLAFRDERLSDSGFLAAESAFWAVRASAVIKSLTHRERPPTANGPYDFQGPRGSTVGGSSSFVSGDAIGAFAFAASVSEVYPYRSVRWPLYALAGAVGVHRLEHDAHWLSDVVGAAMLGRAIGKGMVHLHARSRAVRPEILPFVSGSAVGVRIALVSSESAPR from the coding sequence ATGACCGCTCCGCGGAATGCCGCTCGAGCCGTCCGGCTCGCCGCCATGGCGGTCTACCTTACCGCGAGCCTCTCGACGGCGCTGCCAGCGTGCGCGGCGACCGGCGAAGGACCCTTCCTCCCTTACGTTCGCGAGCGGGGGGCCTCGAAGTACCTCGAGTGGCTCGTGAAGGACCCGCTGAACCTCGCGGCGCGCCCTGCCGCGTGGAGCGCCGCCGAGTGGGGGAGGGCCGCCGCCGGCTCGGCGGTCACGGTGGGGCTGATCCCGCTCGACGGCCGCGCGCGCGACTTCGTCCAGGATCGCCGATCGAGAACCGTCATCGACCTGGTGGACCCGATCCGCGACCGCTTCATCGGAAGCCGGCTGACGCTCTACGGGGCGGGGCTCTTCGTGGCGGGGCTCGCGTTCCGGGACGAGCGCCTCTCGGACTCGGGCTTCCTCGCGGCGGAGTCGGCGTTCTGGGCGGTCCGCGCGAGCGCGGTGATCAAGTCGCTCACCCACCGGGAGCGGCCGCCGACCGCGAACGGGCCGTACGACTTCCAAGGGCCCCGCGGGTCGACGGTCGGTGGCAGCTCGTCGTTCGTCTCCGGCGACGCCATCGGCGCCTTCGCATTCGCGGCCAGCGTGAGCGAGGTCTACCCTTACCGCTCGGTGCGGTGGCCGCTCTACGCGCTTGCCGGCGCCGTCGGCGTCCACCGGCTGGAGCACGACGCCCACTGGCTCTCCGACGTGGTGGGCGCGGCGATGCTGGGCCGGGCCATCGGCAAGGGGATGGTTCACCTCCACGCACGGTCGCGCGCGGTCCGGCCCGAGATTCTCCCGTTCGTCTCCGGGAGCGCCGTCGGAGTACGGATCGCGCTGGTCTCCTCGGAATCGGCACCGCGGTAA
- the nrfD gene encoding polysulfide reductase NrfD — protein MRTARLFAHFVAGSLWRVLRGSAGYWTWVAFLLVLIASGALAYARQLSTGLVVTAMRDQVSWAFYIGNFTFLVGVAAAAVVLVIPAYVYDWKPIRQIVVYGELLAVSAIVMCFLFVLVDIGRPDRVWHLIPWVGHLNFPSSLLAWDVIVLNLYFLVNLVVVTHILYRAFTGRPYATRLVVPLVLLSIPMAVGIHTVTAFLYNGLAARPYWNSSILAPQFLASAFCSGPAILLIMLQLLRRFTRFEIQDDAIHKIAELMAYAMFLNLFLHGAEAFKEFYSDTQHLLYTKYWYSGLGAHRTLVPYAWSAVALNLLAFALFIVPATRRRWLTLNLGCLATYAGVYIEKGMGLIIPGLTPDTLGEIYEYSPTLTELRIAAGIFSVGFLIFTLMLKVAVPIALGEFRADRDARTDVLEGLPQEPAASDGIPSRA, from the coding sequence TTGAGAACCGCACGACTCTTCGCTCACTTCGTCGCGGGAAGCCTGTGGCGGGTCCTCCGCGGGAGCGCCGGGTACTGGACCTGGGTCGCGTTCCTCCTCGTGCTGATCGCGTCGGGCGCACTCGCCTACGCCCGCCAGCTCTCGACGGGTCTCGTCGTCACGGCCATGCGGGATCAGGTCAGCTGGGCCTTCTACATCGGCAACTTCACGTTCCTGGTGGGCGTGGCCGCGGCCGCCGTCGTGCTGGTCATCCCGGCCTACGTCTACGACTGGAAGCCGATCCGGCAGATCGTCGTGTACGGCGAGCTACTGGCGGTGAGCGCCATCGTCATGTGCTTCCTGTTCGTCCTCGTGGACATCGGGCGGCCGGACCGGGTCTGGCACCTGATCCCGTGGGTCGGGCACCTGAACTTCCCCTCGTCCCTCCTGGCGTGGGACGTCATCGTGCTCAACCTGTACTTCCTCGTCAACCTCGTGGTGGTGACCCACATCCTGTACCGGGCCTTCACCGGCCGGCCGTACGCGACGCGTCTGGTCGTGCCGCTGGTCCTCCTCTCGATTCCGATGGCGGTGGGAATCCACACCGTCACGGCGTTCCTGTACAACGGGCTCGCCGCCCGCCCGTACTGGAACTCGTCCATCCTGGCCCCCCAGTTCCTCGCCTCCGCGTTCTGCTCCGGTCCGGCGATCCTCCTGATCATGCTCCAGCTCCTGCGACGATTCACGCGGTTCGAGATCCAGGACGACGCGATCCACAAGATCGCGGAGCTGATGGCGTACGCGATGTTCCTCAACCTGTTCCTCCACGGCGCGGAGGCGTTCAAGGAGTTCTACTCCGACACGCAGCACCTGCTCTACACGAAGTACTGGTATTCGGGGCTGGGAGCGCACCGCACGCTCGTCCCGTACGCCTGGTCCGCGGTGGCGCTGAATCTGCTCGCCTTCGCGCTCTTCATCGTTCCGGCCACGCGGAGGCGCTGGCTGACGCTCAACCTCGGCTGCCTCGCGACGTACGCGGGCGTGTACATCGAGAAGGGGATGGGGCTCATCATCCCCGGATTGACTCCCGACACGCTCGGCGAGATCTACGAGTACAGCCCGACGCTGACCGAGCTTCGGATCGCCGCGGGGATCTTCTCCGTCGGCTTCCTGATCTTCACGCTCATGCTCAAGGTGGCGGTCCCCATCGCCCTCGGCGAGTTCCGCGCGGACCGTGACGCGAGGACGGACGTCCTCGAGGGGCTCCCGCAGGAGCCCGCCGCGTCGGACGGGATCCCCTCGCGAGCGTGA
- a CDS encoding 4Fe-4S dicluster domain-containing protein, translated as MPRERLRASLRELERRYTETYGVPVTVADTPAIPGVRFAYALDLSRCVGCRRCVYACVEENNPSRDPAVQWIRVLAMEKERGVDFSHADPYYHPAEVPEEGHFYVPVACQQCENPPCVKTCPSGATWKEPDGIVVIDYDWCIGCRCCMASCPYGARHFNWKEPSIPAGELNPRMHVLGNRPRPKGVVEKCTFCIQRTRVGRYPACVEVCPAGARKFGDLLDPGGEIRYIIEHKRVLVLKEELSTMPKFLYFYGT; from the coding sequence ATGCCCCGCGAGAGGCTGCGCGCGTCGCTCCGGGAGCTGGAGCGCCGATACACCGAAACCTACGGCGTGCCGGTGACGGTCGCGGACACCCCCGCCATCCCGGGAGTCCGGTTCGCGTACGCGCTGGACCTGTCCCGCTGCGTCGGCTGCCGCCGCTGCGTGTACGCCTGCGTCGAGGAGAACAACCCGTCGCGGGACCCAGCGGTGCAGTGGATCCGCGTCCTCGCGATGGAGAAGGAGCGGGGCGTGGACTTCTCGCACGCCGATCCCTACTACCATCCGGCGGAGGTTCCGGAGGAAGGCCACTTCTACGTTCCCGTGGCCTGCCAGCAGTGCGAGAACCCGCCCTGCGTGAAGACGTGCCCGAGCGGAGCGACCTGGAAGGAGCCCGACGGCATCGTCGTGATCGACTACGATTGGTGCATCGGCTGCCGTTGCTGCATGGCATCGTGTCCCTATGGTGCCCGCCATTTCAACTGGAAGGAGCCGTCCATACCCGCGGGCGAGCTCAACCCGCGGATGCACGTCCTCGGCAACCGGCCGCGGCCGAAGGGCGTCGTGGAGAAATGCACCTTCTGCATCCAGCGCACGCGCGTCGGGCGGTACCCCGCGTGCGTCGAGGTCTGCCCCGCGGGCGCGCGGAAGTTCGGCGACCTGCTCGACCCGGGCGGCGAGATCCGCTACATCATCGAGCACAAGCGCGTGCTCGTCCTGAAGGAGGAGCTGAGCACGATGCCGAAGTTCCTCTACTTCTACGGCACGTAG
- a CDS encoding Crp/Fnr family transcriptional regulator, whose amino-acid sequence MTMPSAQTDLLKGLSGDEADRLLAIGTPMAVPAGGVLFRLGEPAASVFQVVRGRVTLTLPMQVRGAEEDVLIEERLPGETLGWSGLVPPHRFTLKATAAVDSELTAFSRAALLDHFSAHPSVAYVVTRNVAAVIGHRLQVFQTMWLREMQRVVELRYT is encoded by the coding sequence GTGACGATGCCGAGCGCTCAGACCGATCTCCTGAAAGGGCTCTCCGGGGACGAGGCGGACCGCCTGCTGGCCATCGGGACCCCGATGGCCGTCCCGGCCGGCGGGGTGCTGTTCCGCCTCGGGGAGCCGGCCGCCAGCGTGTTCCAGGTCGTGCGCGGGCGCGTCACGCTCACGCTGCCGATGCAGGTCCGCGGCGCGGAGGAGGACGTGCTCATCGAGGAGAGGCTCCCGGGGGAGACCCTCGGATGGTCGGGGCTCGTCCCCCCCCACCGGTTCACGCTGAAGGCCACCGCGGCGGTGGACAGCGAGCTGACCGCGTTCTCGCGGGCCGCGCTGCTCGACCATTTCTCCGCGCATCCGTCCGTGGCGTACGTGGTGACCCGGAACGTCGCGGCCGTGATCGGCCACCGCCTCCAGGTCTTCCAGACGATGTGGCTCCGCGAGATGCAGCGGGTCGTCGAGCTCCGCTACACGTAG